The proteins below come from a single Candidatus Binatia bacterium genomic window:
- a CDS encoding HNH endonuclease signature motif containing protein gives MVRIVAQVQPEEAAIVMKALEVARAAAAKSAGDVSAETSEGLSERLEGERRATADQGGPTSLTNLVSLCRRHHRFMHELGWRVEGRLDVRLADLERRITVRMLASTAAVSALARLP, from the coding sequence ATGGTGCGAATCGTGGCGCAGGTCCAGCCAGAAGAAGCGGCGATCGTGATGAAGGCGCTCGAAGTCGCACGAGCGGCGGCCGCGAAGTCTGCCGGAGACGTTTCCGCGGAAACGTCGGAGGGCTTGTCCGAGCGTCTCGAAGGCGAGCGACGAGCGACCGCGGATCAGGGCGGACCGACGTCGCTCACGAATCTCGTGTCGCTCTGCAGACGGCATCACCGGTTCATGCATGAGTTGGGATGGAGGGTCGAGGGTCGCCTCGACGTACGGCTCGCCGACCTCGAACGCCGCATTACTGTGAGAATGCTGGCCAGCACCGCCGCGGTGTCCGCGCTGGCGAGGCTGCCCTAG
- a CDS encoding MFS transporter produces MTRTERTFYILEGSFQTWGWFMTPVYPIFLLSKGLDLFQMNVVLATYFLATAIFEVPTGAVADVFGRRFSFILSCFVRSGAFLLYTFADSFTDCLIAEVIDAIGYTLASGALEAWAIDGIREEGDHRPTDRLFARVEMIIRGVMIVGGIAGGLLADIDLLLPWYVATVGFSLTGLYALVAMKEPRRPKRTRSAPIFQPLVAQMRDGVAAARASRTVGILCLISAFTAAALLPVNLTWPPRLELLSDQGYWVLGAATALLNAAAFTGAALTTRLLRHTGREYLLFGTTLVRGLVFAAAALATQFYPVLLGLLIGELMGGAGRPAYQAWLNEHIESSRRATVLSVATMSFTLGAAIGLVALGLLARSSGFSSAWLVAAALLVIAAPGYLLLGRIAPPVVGDEASTAG; encoded by the coding sequence ATGACCCGCACCGAACGCACTTTCTACATCCTCGAGGGGAGCTTCCAGACCTGGGGCTGGTTCATGACCCCGGTCTATCCGATCTTCCTTCTCAGCAAGGGACTCGATCTCTTCCAGATGAACGTCGTGCTTGCGACGTACTTCCTGGCGACCGCGATCTTCGAAGTGCCGACCGGCGCTGTCGCGGATGTCTTCGGGCGACGGTTCTCGTTCATCCTCTCGTGCTTCGTCCGCAGCGGCGCGTTCCTCCTCTACACCTTTGCCGACAGCTTCACGGATTGCCTGATCGCCGAAGTCATCGACGCCATCGGCTACACGCTCGCGAGCGGTGCTCTCGAAGCATGGGCCATCGACGGGATCCGGGAAGAAGGCGACCACCGGCCCACCGATCGGCTCTTCGCGCGTGTGGAGATGATCATTCGGGGCGTGATGATCGTAGGCGGAATCGCGGGCGGGCTTCTCGCCGACATCGACCTGCTTCTCCCGTGGTACGTCGCCACCGTGGGCTTCTCACTCACCGGGCTCTACGCGCTCGTGGCCATGAAGGAGCCGCGCCGCCCCAAGCGGACGCGCTCCGCCCCCATCTTCCAGCCACTCGTGGCGCAGATGCGAGACGGCGTCGCGGCCGCGCGCGCTTCGCGGACCGTCGGCATACTGTGTCTGATCTCCGCCTTCACCGCCGCCGCGCTCCTACCGGTCAACCTCACGTGGCCGCCCCGCCTCGAACTTCTGAGTGACCAGGGCTACTGGGTGCTCGGAGCCGCCACCGCGCTCTTGAACGCCGCGGCCTTCACCGGCGCCGCACTCACGACCCGACTCCTGCGCCACACCGGCCGCGAGTACCTTCTCTTCGGCACGACACTCGTGCGCGGCCTCGTATTCGCGGCCGCCGCGCTCGCTACCCAGTTCTACCCAGTCCTCCTGGGCCTTCTCATCGGAGAGCTGATGGGCGGCGCCGGACGCCCAGCCTACCAGGCGTGGCTGAACGAGCACATCGAATCGAGCCGACGCGCCACCGTGCTCTCGGTCGCCACGATGTCGTTCACGCTCGGCGCGGCGATCGGGCTGGTCGCTCTCGGCCTCCTCGCCCGAAGCTCCGGATTCTCGAGCGCCTGGCTGGTCGCCGCGGCGCTGCTCGTGATCGCGGCTCCGGGGTATCTACTCCTCGGCCGCATCGCGCCCCCTGTGGTGGGAGACGAGGCGTCCACCGCTGGGTAG